The window GCATAATAGCCTATTACGTTTCTTATTTAAAatgttaagtactccctccgtcccataatataagagcgttagtgtcaaaaacgctcttatattatgggatggagggagtagctgatTGCAAAACCAAGATTTGTTTAGTACACGAGTGCAAACGCTTTGTGTTTACTGGCAAGAAATTTGCTTGGTGAAACAAATGGAACTGCAAGTCTTTATGCATATAGTCAATAAAGTGGTAACTTTACATATGACCATAAAGCTGAACTTTAATCATTTTATTACCATATTCTGTTTAAGATGGAGCTCCATTATCTGTTCAGTAAGTTTATTTTTGTTTGTTCTGCCATACATTTGTTTTCATATGAAATTTCTACATTCCTAAACCGCACTTTTGTTTCTAGGTGTTGAATAAGTCATAAGTGTTTATGGACTTCAAGCCAGTAGAGGATTTTTCCTGCACTGCTTATCCTGCTTTATTTCACAGTGGATTGGCAGATCAGAACTTATCAAAGAAATGCTGATGGATCCACCTGTTATGCAAGCGGATTGCCAATTACAGAATGACGTGGAGAAAATGTCATCTATTTCTTATGATAGGAAACATACCTTATCACGTAATGACCACGGGTGGCAAGCCTCCGATGTTCATCAGAATGCCGCAATAAGTTGTAACCCTGTTGAAGTTAACAATTCTTCTGGCTCGAGCACAGATGAGAAAGTAGATGGTTCCTCTGAAAAGTCTTCTGTTAGCTTGGATGGTTTCTCAGAGGTGAACTTTTTTGTACCACATAAAGAAAAGAACGTCCAGGATGCTTACTTCAATGATGTAAGGTTTCAATTGAATGCAAGCTTGGAAAATAATGGCTCCCCAGGGGATGCCAACTGCAGCAAACACTGCATCAGTAAGAAGGATTTACATCATTCCCAGGAGGAGATGTGTTCACCGTCCAATATAGTAACTGGACTTAGGTCATGCCAGTCAAATGGAGATGTCCTTCCTTCCAAAGGCAAGAAAATGACAGAAGTACAACTCACATATAACATCAATGTTGATGCAGAAAGTAAGGAATTTGGGACTGACATTGCAAGTAAGGGAGTCGGGACTGACTTGGTAAACAAGGAAGTCGGCAACGATATGGCAGGATCTCATGATGCCCAAAAGGAGTTGCCGTGCCCACTTCAAGGTCTATCAGAAAGATCATGCGATGGGTTAGTAAGTAAAATATTTTCTCAGGAAGAgaatgagacatctgtctcacctaAAAACGGCATGGATATGCTTGTTCATAACAACAGTTGTAATGGCAATACTAATGATGTTGGCGAAGAGATGGATACAAGAAGTATCGAAGAAGAAGATCATGCCGTGGCACTTTGGGTAAAGGTATGTCTATTTAGGACTAGGTGATTGTGGCTGTGAACGTCGTTGTATTAGTTCTTGATATTGAAATTATATGTCAAGTTGTGAACTTATACAATGAGAAACTAGCCCTGGAAAAGTCGTGGTTGTTCAATGTATACGCTAGATGTCTTGGAGTAGGCGCCAAATTCACCATGCTTTTCGGAACTCCACCTCCTAATTATTTCAACTTACACCCCTATTCTCTGACCATCTATATGAGAGATACATCTAGATCTATCCCATCTAAATTTTCTTGAAGAATTGTGGTATGTTCTTTGATTCCTACTTAAATGTTCCTATTTCGTACTAGATGCATCTATAAATGTATAAACTATACAAAGACATTtcttttccttttacaattttttAGTATGATCCCTATACACTATACAGAAAACAGGTCTTTATTTGTGGCCTTATCTAAGATCTGTGATAGATAATTTGCCTTCAAGTTTCTAAACATAGTGTAAATATTTTGTTCTGTTTACTCCATCCATTAGTTTATTATGACTGGACCATTCAAGTTACCAATGGGGTTTCCTGAATTGAAGCAAAACTATATATTGATCGCAAAAAATGCAAATGAGGTGATTTTTATCTGACTATTCAGAACACCACGGAACCCAAGCTCTTTGATTTCCCTGGTGGCTATGTCGAGTACTTTCTATTTTTTTGCATGTTAACCGCTTCCTGCATCTCTAATGGCTCCACCCTgaactatcatttttcttcttcatttGAAAACAGTGGAGAGGAAAATGGCGAACAGGAATTCGATGCTGTAGGGTGGACTGTCCTTTGTCCACTCTCAAGGCAAAACCAACTATTGACAGGAAGACCTATATTGTTGTTTTCTTTCCACAAACAAGGACTTATTCTTGGGTGGACATGCTACTAGTCCTTCCAATTGATGAATATCCTGTGCCACTTGTGAATGGAACTCATCGCAAATGGCGAAAGATGGTGAAGGATTTGAGTGTTCCTCGACGATTCATCATGCAGAAGCTTGCTATCTCAATGCTAAACTTTAGCGATGAACTTCACACTGAGGTATGCTCTTCCCTTGCAGTATTTGTATTCATGTGGTATCATTGCTCTTGATACTGTTTATATGTTGAATAGGCCATAATTGAGAATGCTCGGAAGGCAACAGCTTGGAAAGAATTTGCTCGGGAAGCATCATGCTGTGGAGATTACACTGATCTTGGGAAGATGCTTGTCAAACTTAAAAAGGTAAATCCAAGGACCTTATTCCATATGCATATGTCACGGTGCCTTGTGCTAATTTTCACCTAGCGAGTTTCATACTCTTGTCATATTCTCCTATGTTTTTTTTCTTGAGGCAATTACCTAAGCATTTTCCTTCTCATTTTTACTCATCGTGCAATGGAAAGATCTCTGTAATTGTTATATTTGTATATCCGTTCACCACCTTATGTGTGTACGCATCACCTACAGTATTTTGGTACTTTGTTTCCCAAGGCATTTTATATGGTAAATAACTTAGTGTGTTCTCCTGGTAAGTGACACTAATTGTTGTGTGCCTTATTCCTCTCTTTGATAGGATCCAAAATGTTCCTATCGTGGTTCTAGTGTAATTGCCACAACTCTGTCAAGTCTTGAAAAATAGCTCTTCTATGCATCAGTTTTTGGCTATAACTTTGCAATATTTATACGAAAGGCTAAATCAGCATTATTAGCAGTTGATTTGGACACTGCTAAAGCCTGAAGGTTTCTTTCTATGCTTCAAAGTAATTGTAACGaaagacatattatacctgggaagtTGCTCAAGGTCCATTGCAGCTATGGTCATATAGAAATAAGATAGATAAACATAGTTTTTTATTGCATGAGGTCAATACATCATTATCGGTGTTGTATTTTTTTTTTAAAAGCACAGCTGAGCAGCATGTTGTTCATTATGTCCATCTATGCTTCACCCCACATTCACTGCTGATgctgcaaaaataatataaatgcttGAAGTAGCCTCTTCCTGGCGTTTCTTGGCATTATTTCACCTTTTCTTTGCGAGGAAGCATTGGTTCACCTTAGTTGTTTGATTTCAGATGATTCTTCCAGACTACACAAGCTCTCATTGGCTCCAAAATTCTTCTGACTTGTGGGGCCAGAAGTGTAATATTGCTCATGATGCTGAGACTGTTGAAATTCTTGCCGAGGTAATGTGGAATCCGTTCGCCTTTAGGTCACATTTTTTGGAGTGTGATTAAGTTTGTATGAAATATTGTCATGCAGTTTTTTCAGTTTGCGATCAGGTTGCATGCTTACAAAACCTCAATTTACTTGTTTTCTTATGTTCATTATCGTTTCAGTAGAACTTAAATAAATATTTTAATATGATTGTACGGATAACAGTATGTATacggtgttaaccttgttcttgagTTACGGTTACTTTTTGGAGAGCGTGTTCTGTATTTAAGAGTTGACTATCAATAAGCTCGTGAGTTCCTTGCGCAAGCTGCATAAATTTGGATGGAAAGATTGTAAATAATCATTTCTATGGTCTAGCTAGCCCAGTTCTACTCTCACAATATAGGCTGCTTCTGTGGGTTATAGTTAAACTTCCTCCCGTGTATTCAGCTGCAATATTTATGGTGGTGTCCATGTGTCAGCTGTTTGGGCTTCACTTGTGTGAACATCGAAGATTTTCAAGTCGCAAATACAGCTGACTCACCACTGGACGCCTAGCCATCCAGTTTGCCGTGATTCACCACTTCTAGTCTTTACCCCATCCCACGGCAGGAACCAAGCCTGGCAAATTGTAAACCATTGTATCCATGATCATTTCTTGCCAACCAGAAGATACCTTGGCAACTGTTACCTTGTTAGATTTAGCCTTGTTAGATTTAGTGGATGAAATGGTATTTGAAATACATGTCATGAGCTTTTTGAGCCAATTTGTACTTGTACTCCAGTTTCATGTCTATATCCATCTGATCTTATATATTACATTTAAGATTGATAAACCCAGTAGGAAGTGTACTCTCGTGTACATAATTTAACAGGGGTATGCATGGCATTACTCTTGTTAATGACTACTTTGTTTTCATGTTATTCCCTAGAGCTCAGTAATTTGTTTGGATTAGTTAATTTTCACCATCCCAGCCCAGCCCAGTAATTTGTTTGGATTAGCTAATTTTCATCATCCCAGCCTAGCTCAGTAATTTGTTTGGATTAGCTAATTTTCATCATCCCAGCCCAGTATGGAAACACTAAATCTGAAACAGTTAATGAGAAATGACATGCATACCCCTGTTAAATGGCATGCTTCAACCATTTCTTCCGGGGCATTAAATTAGGGGTAGAGAGCGGAAACATCACATAAAATATACTCGTTTGCATTGAATCAGAGGAAGTATTGTGTTGATTGTGTGTTAACATGTAGAAATGCCTGCTCTTTCCAAAATGAAGTAGATCACCTCTTACTGAATAGGCTATGCTAATAAAAGAAAAGAAGGCTGTTAAATTTCATGCTTTAACTTGAGCTCTGTGCAGCATCAAGTTTGTCAATGATGTCATTGCTGTTACACTATTAAAGTCTCTTTGCAGCAAAAATATAGGCCTCTGTTGTTGCTTTACCAATAAAAATCGCAAATCAGAAATTTAAGATTTAGGCGTATATCGATTACTCCCTTTGTTAGATTTGGCATATGCTACTATTTCTTAGGCTTGTTAAAACTTGGCCAACCTTGTTAATTCTTTCCTTTTAACGCAGGAACTTAGGCAGTCTGTTCTTTGGGACAAGGTCGATGAGTTGTGGAATGCACCAATGCAGCCTGAATTAGTACCAGAGTGGAAAACATGGAAACAAGAAGTCATGAAACAGTTCTTTTCATCACATGCTGTAGGTAATACGGGCAACTTTGATCAAAGCAATAGCTATGATGATCCAGGTATGGATCAACAAGCTCGCAGAAAGCGTCCCAAACTTGAAGTGCGCAGAGGAGAACCACATTTTTCTCACGCGAATGATGCTAACTGCAGCATTCTCAGTGAGGGCCTGAACGGTAATAACTTCCCTAGTAGACCTATCACTGATGGACATATGGAAGTGTTAGCATCAGTGGATCAGAATAACACTGGCACCTTCCTCAGTAATTCTGCCCCCCATGAGATTGCAGAATCAGGCCGCATCAACCCAGCTTTACAGAATGCCAGACATGAGTTTGATTCCTTGAAGAATTCTCGGCAGTGTTCTGCATACATAGAAACAAAAGGAAGACAGTGCGGCAGGTGGGCTAATGATGGTGATATTTATTGCTGTGTGCATCAAAGCATGCATGACCGTTATTCTAGGGAGGACAGGGGACTTAGTGGTGATGCTTTAGTCTGTAGTGGTATGACTAATTTGGGTAGACAATGCAAGCATCGAGCCCAGCATGGTTCTATTTTCTGCAAAAAACACCGTTCCCAGACAAGCCTGGATACTGTAAGCTCTGATAATTTATTCAGTTCATCTGGGGGTCTCCATAAAAGGGAAGAGTCTCCAAAAGGAATGGAAAAGAATTCCAACTCAAGTGCAATATGCATTGTGGATGCAGAAAGGGCCAGTAGTTCCCAAGTTCCTCTTCAAATGCAATTGACCTCGACCATGGCTGCAGAGATTTCAGGTGATAAAGCTTGTGGATTGGAGAACCCTGATATGTTCTACCCCATGTCAACTTCCATGGCAAAAGCTAATTCAGATACTGATCTTTGCATTGGAATTCTTTCTCATGACAATATTGTTGAATGCCAGGATTATGCTAAGCGACACACTCTTTACTGCGAGAAGCACCTTCCAAAGTTCCTTAAACGTGCCAGGAACGGAAAGAGTCGACTCATATCTAAAGATGTTTTTATCAATCTATTGAAGGGCTGTGCATCAAGGCAAGAAAAAATATGTTTACACCGGGCATGTGAGTTTCTTTATTGGTTCTTGAGAAACAACTTCTCTCGTCAACAATCTGGTCTTGGTAATGACTATATGCCTCAGATTCTAGCTGAAGTGTCCAAGGATACTGATGTTGGAGAATTTTTGTTAAAGTTGATCTCTAGTGAAAGAGAAAAACTCACAAATCTTTGGGGCTTTGGTACAAATGGATCTCAGCAAATAAATCCTGATAACCAAGAGGGATCTATGATAGTGTTGCAAGAAGAGAAAACTAATCATTCAGCTGGTTTAAAGTGCAAAATATGTGCCCAGGAGTTCTCTGATGATCAGTGTCTCGCGTTACATTGGACAGAAGTTCACCGAAAGGAGACCCGATGGCTGTTCAGAGGGTATTCTTGTGCTGTTTGCATGGATCCATTTACCAACAGAAAAGTTCTTGAAAAACATGTACAAGAAAAACATGGTGCTCAATATCTCCAATATTCGATTCTCTTCCGATGCATGTCATGTGACAGCAACTTCTTGAACATGGATCTGCTATGGCAacatattgtttcagatcatgcccACGAGTTCGGGCTTCTTGATGCCCCACAACGACCTAAAGGTCAATCTGTAAGAACAGAAGGGACAAGTTTCAAGGCCCTCTATGATAACCATGACCTTGGGAAGGATGATGGCTCACAAAAGTTGACCTGTAGACTATGTGGGTTGAGATTCGATCTACTGGCAGATCTTGGCCGCCACAATCAAGTTGCCCATATGGACCAAGGTACGGTTGGCCACATTCCACCAGGACGTGGGAAGTATCAACTTAACCGTGGTCGACACTACTATTCTGCATTCAAGAAAAACCTACGACCATCAGGTTCATTAAAGAAGAGGAGTAGCTCAGGGGTTGAGAAACATTTTGATATTTCAAGCTCTGATCTATCTATGATAACATCGCAAGTTGCGGAACCTGAAACAGCTAACCTTGGTAAGTTAGTGGATTTCCAATGCTCAGATGTGGCTCAAACTTTATTTTCAAAGATTCAAAAGACAAGACCCCATCCAAGTAACCTTGATATTTTATCCGTGGCCCGTTCTGTATGCTGTAAGACAAGTCTTCTTGCAGCATTGGAAGTGAAATATGGAACAATGCCTGAAAACATATTTGTGAAAGCTGCAAAGCTTTGTAGTGACATTGGCATCCCAATCAATTGGCATCAAGAGGAATTCACTTGTCCTAAGGGATGCAAATCTGGATATGCTTTAAATACCCTGCCGCCTTTACAGCTTACCCATGTTGATTTCCCCACAGTAGCTTCTGTGATGAATCCTCCAGAAAATGATGGAACGTGGGGCATGGAAGAATACCATTATGTTCTTGATTCAGAGCACTTCATGTGGAAGCTTAAAAATGAGAGGGTTGTTCTTTGTGAAGATGTAAGCTTTGGCAGGGAGAAAGTTCCAATTGTCTGTGCAATTgatgttgatgcaaaagaatctcTCCATATGAAACCTGAAGAATTATTGCAGCATTGCAGTTCTGTGCCATGGCAAGGTTTTCATTACGTCACAACTCGTTTGATGGATTCATCTCTTGTTGATTCAGAGGTACTCTTTTGGAACCAGTTGTCATCTTTAAATGGAAGCATATAAATTCCACAAAGGGGGCTTGGTCTTCTTCCTTTGTTTTCCTTCCCATCCATGTAAATTTGGTTTATTTATATTTATCTAATCAGTTTTCTAATAAATTATGTACCTGCAGAGTTACATGGTTGGCTGTGCGTGTTCTCATGCCCATTGCTCTCCTGAGAAATGTGATCATGTGAACCTCTTTGACAGTGTTTATGAGAACCTAGTGGATATGTATGCTATGCCAATGCATGGCAGATTTGCATACGATGAAAATGGCAAAACCATTTTGCAGGTACTAATTGTTGACATCGACACATATTTTATTATAGATGTaatgtaagagttgaaaaaaagcgCACTAAACAAGTAAACAACTGTCCGTAATATCGTGATTATTCTGCACTTAGCATGCCATTGATAGGGTGGTTGATATCATGATATGTGATCAGCAGGCAATGTAATTTGTTATCTTTACGAGTCTAGAAAGGCAATGTCGTTTGTTATCTTTGTGTCCGATAGCATGTCCATGTGTATATTTTCACGCACTCTTGTACAGTGTACCATCCACAATGATCATTCTGCATACCTATACTGCTTTAAAATGTCAAAGCAATCTCATCTGTGTCACATAAGGTTGTAATTGTGTCAAGACTCAAAGGCTTGCTTTTGTCCTCCAGGTCCACCATTTACTGTTTCT is drawn from Triticum dicoccoides isolate Atlit2015 ecotype Zavitan chromosome 6B, WEW_v2.0, whole genome shotgun sequence and contains these coding sequences:
- the LOC119323338 gene encoding histone-lysine N-methyltransferase SUVR5-like, with translation MLMDPPVMQADCQLQNDVEKMSSISYDRKHTLSRNDHGWQASDVHQNAAISCNPVEVNNSSGSSTDEKVDGSSEKSSVSLDGFSEVNFFVPHKEKNVQDAYFNDVRFQLNASLENNGSPGDANCSKHCISKKDLHHSQEEMCSPSNIVTGLRSCQSNGDVLPSKGKKMTEVQLTYNINVDAESKEFGTDIASKGVGTDLVNKEVGNDMAGSHDAQKELPCPLQGLSERSCDGLVSKIFSQEENETSVSPKNGMDMLVHNNSCNGNTNDVGEEMDTRSIEEEDHAVALWVKWRGKWRTGIRCCRVDCPLSTLKAKPTIDRKTYIVVFFPQTRTYSWVDMLLVLPIDEYPVPLVNGTHRKWRKMVKDLSVPRRFIMQKLAISMLNFSDELHTEAIIENARKATAWKEFAREASCCGDYTDLGKMLVKLKKMILPDYTSSHWLQNSSDLWGQKCNIAHDAETVEILAEELRQSVLWDKVDELWNAPMQPELVPEWKTWKQEVMKQFFSSHAVGNTGNFDQSNSYDDPGMDQQARRKRPKLEVRRGEPHFSHANDANCSILSEGLNGNNFPSRPITDGHMEVLASVDQNNTGTFLSNSAPHEIAESGRINPALQNARHEFDSLKNSRQCSAYIETKGRQCGRWANDGDIYCCVHQSMHDRYSREDRGLSGDALVCSGMTNLGRQCKHRAQHGSIFCKKHRSQTSLDTVSSDNLFSSSGGLHKREESPKGMEKNSNSSAICIVDAERASSSQVPLQMQLTSTMAAEISGDKACGLENPDMFYPMSTSMAKANSDTDLCIGILSHDNIVECQDYAKRHTLYCEKHLPKFLKRARNGKSRLISKDVFINLLKGCASRQEKICLHRACEFLYWFLRNNFSRQQSGLGNDYMPQILAEVSKDTDVGEFLLKLISSEREKLTNLWGFGTNGSQQINPDNQEGSMIVLQEEKTNHSAGLKCKICAQEFSDDQCLALHWTEVHRKETRWLFRGYSCAVCMDPFTNRKVLEKHVQEKHGAQYLQYSILFRCMSCDSNFLNMDLLWQHIVSDHAHEFGLLDAPQRPKGQSVRTEGTSFKALYDNHDLGKDDGSQKLTCRLCGLRFDLLADLGRHNQVAHMDQGTVGHIPPGRGKYQLNRGRHYYSAFKKNLRPSGSLKKRSSSGVEKHFDISSSDLSMITSQVAEPETANLGKLVDFQCSDVAQTLFSKIQKTRPHPSNLDILSVARSVCCKTSLLAALEVKYGTMPENIFVKAAKLCSDIGIPINWHQEEFTCPKGCKSGYALNTLPPLQLTHVDFPTVASVMNPPENDGTWGMEEYHYVLDSEHFMWKLKNERVVLCEDVSFGREKVPIVCAIDVDAKESLHMKPEELLQHCSSVPWQGFHYVTTRLMDSSLVDSESYMVGCACSHAHCSPEKCDHVNLFDSVYENLVDMYAMPMHGRFAYDENGKTILQEGYPIYECNSLCTCDASCKNKVLQQGLLVKLELFRTDNKGWAVRATEPIPQGTFVCEYVGEVVKDDETMRNTESESKSGCSYLLDIASHIDRERVKTLGTTPYMIDATRYGNVSRFINHSCSPNLSARLVLVESKDCQLAHVGLFASQDIAVGEELSFDYRRKLQSGDGCPCHCGAQNCRGRVY